A stretch of the Acyrthosiphon pisum isolate AL4f chromosome A2, pea_aphid_22Mar2018_4r6ur, whole genome shotgun sequence genome encodes the following:
- the LOC100161168 gene encoding polycomb protein Scm yields MQTNKMRGRPPKAKSTCTMCNDSKHPLNYVLPTQNGKKEFCSVNCLTEFRKEYVKNGCANCDNIIKGSPVKQENQDSTPKNFCSTACLNKHQRKEQTKKTVFGDVQVENPFSAHGSPVFDWDNYLKETSSSAAPTYCFKQHEVSPENEFKPSMKLEAVDPRNITSMCIATVIGVVGPRIRLRLDGGDNKNDFWRLVDSSELKPIGYTEKKGGMLQPPLGFRMNGSLFPMFLLKTLNGALYSPDTAFKSEPDAPTDNLFKVGQKIEAVDKKNPHLICVATIGDVNKNNIFVTFDGWRGAFDYWCSYDSRDIFPVGWCVKSGHPLQPPGHKGSRYSGSRPNSAQSSANVKQHFNDSINLTPDSASDLEAGIQESCSVFINHECKCGPFMDSSKLFELPKQLGPGLVQKVLKDTIQHLVNTAHDIQSVTTLMKKQGDSTCTITATYEGKSRVFKLPKIEKTDEFWDYIRTLLEDLSCCKNLLSPALNVCSECKLEKNVNEVIKNDNKSIKRHGSPESSTPDEVTVVTKKPCTTEPEMEAASSTTPTEGPIRLPVDPAEWSVEDVIQHINCIDLQLNTFADLFRKHEIDGKALLLLNSDTMMKYMGLKLGPALKLQNVINRLKPRRR; encoded by the exons atgcaAACCAACAAGATGAGAG gtcGCCCTCCAAAGGCAAAATCAACATGTACTATGTGCAATGACTCAAAGCATCCTTTAAATTACGTATTACCTACACaaaatggaaaaaaagaattttgCTCTGTCAATTGTCTTACAGAATTTCGAAAAGAATACGtaaag AACGGATGTGCaaattgtgataatataattaaaggcTCTCCGGTTAAACAAGAAAATCAAGATTCTACTCCAAAAAACTTTTGTTCAACTGCTTGTTTAAATAAACACCAAAGAAAAGAACAAACCAAAAAAA CTGTATTTGGAGATGTTCAAGTGGAAAATCCATTTTCTGCTCACGGTAGTCCAGTATTTGATTGGGATAATTATCTTAAAGAAACATCAAGCTCAGCAGCTCctacttattgttttaaacag catGAAGTATCTCCGGAAAATGAATTCAAACCAAGTATGAAATTGGAAGCAGTGGATCCTCGAAACATAACATCCATGTGCATTGCAACTGTCATAGGTGTTGTTGGCCCCAGAATACGTCTTCGTCTAGATGGTGgagataataaaaatgatttttggcGATTAGTTGACTCTTCAGAATTAAAACCCATTGgttatacagaaaaaaaaggCGGAATGTTACAACCCCCTCttg gtTTTCGTATGAATGGTTCACTATTCCCTATGTTCCTATTGAAGACCCTAAACGGAGCTTTATATTCTCCCGATACTGCTTTTAAATCTGAACCAGATGCTCCTActgacaatttatttaaagttgGTCAAAAAATTGAAGcagtcgataaaaaaaatccacacCTAATTTGTGTGGCAACTATTG gtgatgttaataaaaacaatatatttgttacATTTGATGGATGGAGAGGTGCATTTGACTATTGGTGTTCATATGATTCTAGAGATATATTTCCAGTAGGATGGTGTGTAAAAAGTGGCCACCCACTTCAGCCACCTGGTCATAaag GATCTCGCTATTCAGGAAGTAGACCTAATAGTGCACAGTCTTCAGCAAatgtaaaacaacattttaatgattCTATAAATTTAACTCCAGATAGTGCAAGTGATCTAGAAGCTGGTATCCAAGAATCATGTTCTG tatttataaaCCATGAGTGCAAGTGTGGCCCATTTATGGATTCTTCTAAATTGTTTGAACTTCCTAAGCAATTAGGGCCTGGATTAGTACAAAAAGTTTTGAAAGACACTATACAACATTTAGTAAATACTGCACATGATATTCAATCAGTTACGACATTGATGAAGAAACAAGGTGATAGTACATGTACAATAACag CTACATATGAAGGGAAATCCAGGGTTTTTAAGTTACCAAAAATTGAGAAGACAGATGAGTTCTGGGATTATATCAGAACTCTGTTAGAAGATCTGTCATGCTGCAAAAATTTGTTAAGTCCCGCTTTAAATGTTTGCTCCGAATGTAAACTAGAaaaga atgtgaacgaagtaataaaaaatgataataaaagtataaaacgacATGGTTCACCAGAAAGTTCAACTCCCGATGAAGTTACAGTAGTAACAAAAAAACCATGTACAACTGAACCTGAAATGGAAGCTGCATCTTCCACAACCCCAACTGAAGGGCCAATAAGATTACCTGTAGACCCTGCAGAATGGTCTGTAGAAGATGTTATTCAACATATAAACTGTATAGATTTACAGTTAAATACATTTGCTGATCTTTTTAGGAAACAT gaaatTGATGGAAAAgccttattattattgaactctGATACAATGATGAAATACATGGGACTTAAATTAGGGCCTGCCTTAAAACTTCAAAACGTAATCAATAGATTAAAACCTCGACGGAGATAA
- the LOC100159035 gene encoding guanine nucleotide-binding protein subunit gamma-1, whose product MDMMISNLQQQRQITEQLRREAAVKRIPVSQAIQDIIKYIREREMEDCLMVGFSSQKANPFREKSSCAVI is encoded by the coding sequence ATGGACATGATGATTTCCAATCTGCAACAGCAGCGGCAGATAACGGAACAGCTACGCAGAGAAGCAGCTGTGAAACGTATACCCGTTTCACAAGCtatacaagatattataaaatatatcagggAACGAGAAATGGAAGATTGTCTAATGGTTGGTTTTTCATCGCAGAAAGCTAATCCATTCAGAGAGAAAAGTAGTTGTGCAGTTATTTAa
- the LOC100166614 gene encoding superoxide dismutase [Cu-Zn]-like produces the protein MVKAVCVLNGEDVKGTIFFSQPDDKSPVEITGELTGLSKGRHGFHIHEFGDNTNGCMSSGPHFNPFGKTHGAPNDDVRHVGDLGNIEAPGSSVTKIQFNDPIISLTGPLNIIGRTLVVHADQDDLGKGGHELSATTGNAGARIACGVIGITK, from the exons atggttaaagCCGTTTGTGTTTTGAACGGTGAAGATGTCAAGGGTACCATTTTTTTCTCACAAcct gatgATAAATCTCCGGTTGAAATAACTGGCGAATTAACTGGACTATCTAAAGGCCGCCATGGATTTCATATACATGAATTTGGTGATAACACTAAtg GTTGTATGAGCTCTGGTCCACATTTTAATCCTTTTGGAAAAACCCATGGAGCTCCTAATGATGATGTAAGACATGTTGGTGACTTAGGTAATATTGAAGCTCCTGGTTCATCTGTGACCAAAATACAATTCAATGATCCAATCATATCGCTTACGGGACCTCTCAACATTATAGGTCGTACTTTAgta gtacatgcTGACCAAGATGATTTAGGTAAAGGAGGACACGAATTAAGTGCAACTACAGGAAATGCTGGAGCCAGAATAGCTTGTGGAGTTATTGGAATCACCAAATAA